The Lepidochelys kempii isolate rLepKem1 chromosome 5, rLepKem1.hap2, whole genome shotgun sequence genome window below encodes:
- the CCIN gene encoding calicin produces MRMQFTEKNHNSLVLQALNKQRKNREFCDVVLSVDQQVFSAHLNVLAAVSTHVKNLISSNDMKLGDELFIIIDANFLNPTLVEQLLDYFYTGKVLVSEKNVEELLKGANYFNSESLRAHCSDFLLRSLKKNNCLCYLFLANTYELKEVANSAYAGIRDNFYYWSGPEGISDLLRCPHQIFGKLLRDENLHVQNEDQAFLALLQWVKHKRGERDKYFKKFFPYIHLTGVSTKMLLAASREVLLFESHSGPLAQMETILSDRKQESPQSLLLFQRKGALMDSVVILGGQKEHGRFNDGVFAYIIEENMWLKLTEMPYKAAALSATSVGRYIYVSGGTTEQISGLKTAWRYDIDNNSWTKLPDLPIGLVFHTMVTCGGVVYSVGGSTAPRKYVSHIYKYDERKEKWTLAGKMSIPMDATALITKEDKSIYIVTGRCLVNGRFSRVGMVDCFDTQTGEVVQYLTFPIEFNHKPLLSFQQDNILSIQSHKQSLNINLQKIKANKSMNTVPLLPNNYTLDLSHAVCSIGDNKVFVCGGIICAGDKRPEDYSVNPNAYLLDQKTGEWKVLSDPPEALDCPACCTVKLPCKILRKIVIR; encoded by the coding sequence ATGAGGATGCAGTTCACAGAAAAGAACCACAACAGCTTGGTCTTGCAGGCCCTCAACAAACAGAGAAAGAATAGAGAGTTCTGCGACGTGGTACTCAGCGTGGACCAGCAGGTCTTCTCTGCCCACCTCAATGTCTTGGCAGCTGTGTCTACCCATGTGAAGAATCTGATCTCAAGCAATGACATGAAGTTAGGTGATGAGCTCTTTATCATCATCGATGCTAATTTCCTGAACCCTACCTTGGTGGAGCAACTGCTGGACTATTTCTACACTGGTAAGGTGTTGGTGTCTGAGAAGAATGTGGAGGAGTTGCTGAAGGGGGCTAACTACTTCAACTCAGAGTCTCTAAGAGCCCACTGCTCTGACTTCCTCCTAAGGTCCCTTAAGAAGAACAACTGCCTGTGCTACCTGTTCCTAGCCAACACTTATGAGCTGAAAGAGGTGGCAAACAGTGCCTATGCTGGTATCCGTGACAACTTCTACTACTGGTCGGGCCCAGAGGGAATTTCAGACCTCCTGCGCTGCCCCCACCAGATCTTTGGCAAGCTGCTAAGGGATGAGAACCTTCACGTGCAGAACGAGGATCAAGCCTTCCTTGCCCTGCTCCAGTGGGTGAAACACAAAAGGGGAGAAAGAGATAAGTATTTCAAAAAGTTCTTCCCCTACATTCATTTAACTGGTGTCTCAACCAAGATGCTGCTAGCTGCCAGCCGCGAAGTGCTGCTGTTTGAGAGTCACTCTGGCCCCCTGGCTCAGATGGAGACCATTTTGAGTGACAGAAAGCAAGAAAGTCCTCAAAGTCTGCTGCTTTTCCAAAGAAAGGGGGCCTTAATGGACTCAGTGGTGATTTTAGGAGGCCAGAAAGAGCACGGTAGATTCAATGATGGGGTTTTTGCTTACATTATTGAGGAGAACATGTGGCTAAAACTAACAGAGATGCCATATAAAGCAGCCGCTCTCAGTGCAACTTCAGTCGGGAGGTACATCTACGTCTCTGGAGGAACAACAGAGCAGATATCTGGCTTAAAGACTGCCTGGAGGTACGATATAGATAACAACTCTTGGACTAAACTGCCTGATCTGCCCATAGGTTTGGTCTTCCATACCATGGTGACATGTGGGGGAGTGGTGTACTCCGTAGGAGGCAGCACAGCCCCAAGAAAATATGTCTCTCACATCTACAAGTATGACGAGAGGAAAGAGAAGTGGACGCTGGCTGGGAAGATGAGCATTCCTATGGATGCAACTGCATTGATCACAAAGGAAGACAAGTCTATTTATATTGTGACGGGAAGATGCCTGGTCAATGGGCGTTTCTCCCGAGTAGGGATGGTGGATTGCTTTGACACTCAGACAGGGGAAGTGGTACAGTACCTCACctttcccattgaattcaatcaCAAACCTCTGTTGTCTTTTCAACAGGACAACATCCTGAGCATACAGAGCCACAAACAAAGTCTGAACATAAACCTGCAGAAGATTAAAGCCAACAAGTCCATGAACACTGTGCCTCTCTTACCAAATAACTATACTTTGGATTTGTCTCATGCGGTATGTTCTATTGGTGACAACAAGGTGTTCGTGTGTGGAGGCATCATTTGTGCAGGTGACAAGCGACCTGAAGATTATTCTGTCAATCCAAATGCCTACCTGTTAGACCAAAAGACAGGGGAATGGAAAGTTTTGTCTGATCCTCCGGAAGCTCTGGATTGCCCAGCTTGCTGTACAGTTAAACTACCTTGCAAGATTCTCCGAAAAATTGTAATAAGATAA